Below is a genomic region from Henckelia pumila isolate YLH828 chromosome 3, ASM3356847v2, whole genome shotgun sequence.
CCCTTATCTTATGAACTTGAACAATTCCTCTAAACCTGATTGCATCTTCTGATCTGGATTTCAGATCTTTCGAACACGTCGTTGGTTCTAAAGTCATAATTTACCATTTCTGATCCGATTAAACATCGGGCTAATTAGGATTCTagttccttaatcatgttttataatttaatattgtaaggtccaaaaagttcactagcttaatcacgattaattgattaaattatatgatttaatgcatgttatttataaaatttaattgttatgtgaaattatgtgatttattataATGCCTGAAATTTATGTGATgtgtatgttttttttaagttttcaggttggtattaattttgggtcgtagggacgagcctagccttggctggagttaagaaaaatatgtttattttaaattaagtttaaagggatgcagtgtatttttttattgagtgggagagtaaaattttaaaagcattTTAAAATGTAACTAATGGGCTGTgttagagcccattagtcacaaacaAAATAAGCGTTCAGAATTTTATTTTGAACTCTCATTTTGAACGCTCCCttctcaaaatctctctcaaacactgTGATCTTCAGGCTAGGGTTCTTCGAATTCTCAAGGCTAGATTGTTCCGCCGTccaggttaatcccaatcagacgattcaggcaagtttttagtgattttgaaactcattcaagaatatatgtattttcaaggtaaaaccctaggtgttttgattgatgatctatgcaCGTTCTTGAAAAATTTttgagtatgttgcttgattgtgatacgtgaagcattcctgatgtgttcggttcaattttattgagttttgaatgatttgaaggCAATGAATCAGATTTTTGGGGCAAAAGTTTGAAGGAAGGTTTTTGATGAAAGATCTTTTGAGTTTATTGGTGTTTGGGTatattgttttaaaattttcatgatgTTGAAAGATATTTTTGACAGAAAAGTGTTTCTAAACATCGTAGGTTCAGAAAAAGTGCAGAAAAGATCAATTTTTGGAATTCATATTTTGCGAAGGCGTACCCGCGCTGCCGAGCAGCGCGCCCGATCCTGAGCTGCACATTTATGCGCACAGGCAGTGCGCCCGCGCTGCTTGCCCGTGCCGCGGTTTCGCAGGTGTGCGAGTGGGCTGCGCGTCCGCGCTGTGGAGACAGCGCGGCCGTTCCGTAGGTTCGCATATCCCACCCCATTTTACGAGTTTTTGGGTcctaaaaataatgattttgatattttaaggtattttaattatttttaagaatgttcatgaagaattttaaagttttgaaGGTCTGGGACGGACAGAATGCCTCACGTGGATCAgtcaagttatgtattgcatgattgtatgaatttctcatgaaatgttttgaaggATTTTAAGCATTTAGCATCACGAGAAACTTTATGAACATGTTACGATATTTATGGAAATGACATGATATGATATAATAAGATGAATCATAtgatacatgaaaaatattttgatgaattatgcgtcttgtggtgattatatggggtatgcacttcgggatgagctccgaagtGGCTATCCAAATATGGCTCACAGGAtggttatatggggtatgcacttcgggatgagctccgaagcggctatccaaagaatgaaagtttacagGCTAAAtttcatatgcttgttgatcaacagaaaACTATGAACGACTCGTTATGACAgttaccacactactcatacttcatcaacccaaatattttatgttattgttACACATTCGAGATGTTATTGCATGAAAGCTTAAGTTAATGTTTCTcttttaaagttagaaaatcttttttatgcattttcttgctgagtctttcgactcactatacttgaatggtgaaGGTAACGAGGATGTGGATGATTTTATTGATAATTAtgtgggcggacatgaagaagaggcaggggtcggtccgacgggcaatgcatgagtgcaaatgctttagattggaagatgttttaaacctttttatttgatgagaggcaaACAAGTTTTGAATCTTATGTTGAGGGTCATGTTTGGAAAAGATTTTTAAATGCTATTTCATTATTTGTGCACTTTTAATACGCTTATTTTTAATAAAgaagatgatgcttccgcaaagtttttatttttcccaaattttaggtatgtatgtttgagtaacgtttcTATTGAGAAATTTGGACGTTACAGCTTGGTATCAGGGCAGTTCGCTCTGGATTTGTCGCACACATGCATTCTCGCCAAGATCCTATGCttcgtcttcatgtctgtaTGTTTTATGCTATGGAATGTTTAAGATGCATAATAGTACTTACGATTAATAAGTTATGCATGTTGATTATGATGTTATGTTTAAATAACGTAATTAAGCATGTGGACTGTATGTACATCAGGATCATGGATAACCGTAGAAATCTGAACAATGAGGACAATCAGAATAACCAGTTTTTGGCTGGGTTGGCGACTCTGTTGCAAGAGCAGAGTAGAGCCCAAGGGTAACAGATCCAACAGTTAATCTAAGCACAAGAGGGGGGGACGGAACAACAATCAACCTCTTTTGACCATTCCTATCTTTAAGCAGTTTAAGGATCTAGGGCCACAGGGGTTTAAAGGAGGGGCTGATCCCCTTGTAGCCGAGGAATGGGTGCAGTCAGTGGAGGCTATTTTTTACTACATGCAGCTCACTGATGCAGACCATGTGAGGTATGTCATCTTTATGTTCCGTGATGATGCACGGGTTTGGTGGCAGGGAGCCCGTTCTGTTGTGGATATGACTATGttgacttggaatggattcaaaGATGTGTTCTATGGGAAGTATTTCACTATCAGCACCAGGACTATACTTGCCAGAGAATTTCTGGAGCTCCGCCAAGGAAGCATTTCCATTGCCGAGTATGTGAGGAAGTTTGAGAGGGGGAGGTATTTTGTTCCCATGATTTCGGGTAATGCTGCAGAGGAGTTGAAGCATTTCACGGAGGGACTGAATGCCACTATTCGTCGTGATGTCAGATTGAGTGGGGAATAAACGTATACCAAGTAGCCGTCAACGAGGCTATGTTATCAGAGAAAGACGGGAATGATATTATCAAAGAATTGCAGGCGAAGAGAACCAGTTACCAAAGGAGAGAGCAGCAAGGGCCTAGTCAGAAGAGGCCATATCAAGCTCCAGCTCAGAGGAGACCACAGCATCAGCAGTGCCAAAACCCAAATCAGGCGCGACCTCAGGGGCAGAATCAGCTGAACGCCAATGCTCAAAGGCCGGCGAATGCACCTATCTGTTAGAAGTGTGGGAAGTCACACTCAGGTCAATGCATGCTTGGGACCAATACTTGCTTTCTTTGTAAGAAGCCAGGGAATTTCGCCAAGGATTGCCCACAATCAAAGGATCCTATAAAGGGAAGAGTGTTTGCTATGACTCACGATCAGGTTGACCCAGATTCTGCAATTGTCATAGATATGATCCGTATTGCTAACGTACCTGCTTTCATGTTGATAGATACAGGAGCTAGCACTCTTTTATGTCTattaattttatgatgaaattgAGGGTCTTGCCGGATAAATCTATTTTGGAATTTTGTGTCTCGTTACCCTCAGGAGAAGAACTAAAAAGTAGTAGTGTGGTAAGAAATTGCAAGGTTCAGATGCAGAGTCTAGTGTTGTGTGCAGATTTTATTGTTCTGAAAATGGTGGATTTCGATGCGATTTTTGGAATGGACTGGTTGTCTCTGCATGAGGCTATTATTGACTACAGACGGAGATCCGTCTCTTTGAAAGATCAGAATGGAAAACCATTTGTGTTCCGCACTATATCTAAAAGGAGCTCACCAGGTATGATTTCCGCAGGAACAACCTGGAAATTATTGAGTAATGGGTGTACATGTTTTCTTGCAAGTATAACCGGTGATCTGGAGGTACAGCGACCGAAAATTTGGGAAGTGGAGGTAGTGAAAGATTTTCCAAAAGTTTTTCCCGATGATGTTGCGGGATTGCCTCCAGTCAGGGAAGTCGAATTTGGGATTAAATTGATGCCTGGAACTAAGCCAGCTTCTAAGGAACCGTACAGATTAGCACCGACTGATCagatgaaagaactgaaagatcaATTGCAAGAATTGCTGGATAAGGGGTTCATCAGACCGAGTATGTCTCCATGGGGTGCACCGGTGTTATTTGTTAAGAAGAAATATGGGTCAAtgaggttgtgcattgactataaaGAATTGAATCAAGTTACAGTgaagaacagatatcccttGCCCAGAATAGATGATCTGTTCGACCAGTTGCAAGGGGCAGTGGTGTTCTCAAAAATTGACCTACGATCAGGCTACCACCAACTGAAGGTGAAAGATGAGGATGTGCAGAAGACAGCATTCAGGACTCGCTATGACCACTACAAAttcttagtaatgccgtttgggttgaccaatgcaccagctgtgttcatggatttgatgaacaaggtgtttcaacctttcttggatcagtttgtcatagtctTTATAGATGACATACTGATCTATTCTCGCAGTTTGGAGGAACATCGTTAGCACTTGACTAcagtattgcagattttgaaagaaaatcagCTTTATGCTAAGTTCAGTAtgtgtgaattttggctagagcagatttcatttttgggtcatatagtTTCAGCTAAGGGAATTGAGGTGGATCCGTTTAAGGTGGAAGCGGTTCGAAATTGGGTTGCTCTGAAGAATGCTACAGAAATATGAAGTTTCTTGGGCTTAGAAGGATACTATTGGAGATTTATTCAAGACTTATCTAAGATATCTCTACCACTGACTTCCCTAACTTGAAAAGGTATGAAGTTTGTGTGGTCAGAACAATGTGATAAGAGCTTCGCAGAATTGAAAGAAAGATTGATGTCAGCGCCAGTGCTAGCAATTCCCGATGGCACGGGTCGTTTTGTGGTTTATACCGATGCTTCTAAGAGTGGATTATGAGCTACTTTGATGCAGGATGATAAAGTAATAGCATATGAATCTCGATAGCTGAAGGTCCATGAGAGGAACTACCCgactcatgatcttgagttggcggcagttgtttttgccttgaagcTATGGAAACACTACTTGTATGGCGAAAGgtgtcagattttcactgatcacaaaagcctaaaatacttcttcacccagaaggagttgaacatgaggcagaggagatgactggaattggtgaaggactacgactgtgacattagctaccatccaggtaaggctaatgtagtagcagatgcattgagtcgcaagtctGCAACATTAAATTAATTGACAGTCCAACAGGAGTTGATTGTTGACTTTGAACGGATGATCTTGGAGGTACTCGAACCAAGGGATGTGTGCACACTATCAGCAATAACGGTAGTACCTAATTTGCTCGATAGAATTCGAACAGGACAAGTTTATGATGAACAACTGATAACCTGGAGAACAAGAGATGAGGCTAAGGGTGGTACATTGTATATCATCAAAGACGGCATTGTGCATCACAGAGGTAGAATGTGGGTGCCAACAGTGGATTCATTAAGATTGGAAGTGATGACTGAAGCCCATACTGTTCCATATTCTATTCATACagggagtacaaagatgtataaggacctgcaatccttatattggtggccaggtatgaagaagGATGTTGTAAAATTTGTGAATGAatgtttgacttgtcagcaagtgaagATCGAGCATTAGAGACCGGAAGGACTCCTGAAACCATTGCCAATACCCACATGGAAGTGGGAAGATGTCACTATGGATTTCGTGGTAGGATTGCCAGTTTCAACGCGAAGAATGAACTCGATTTGGGTTATAGTTGACAGGTTAACTAAGTTAGCTCATTTTATTCCAGTCAGAAataacttctcgatgaatcagtatgcagagctgtacATTCGAGAAATTGTCAGATTGCGTGGAGTACCAGCGAGGATAGTATCTGACAGAGATCCTAAGTTCACTTCAAACTTTTGGGGAAGTTTACATAGAGGATTGGGAATGAAGCTAGCTTTCAGTACAACATTCCACcatcagacagatggtcagtcagaacgagtgatccaaatactcgaagacatgttgagagcttgtATGATCGACTTTGGAGGTAATTGGGAATCGAAAATGCCTTTAGTGGAATttacttacaacaatagttatcaagaaACTATTGGCATGACTCCttatgaggcattgtacgggatAAGGTGTAGAACTCCCCTACactgggatgaagttggagagaGAGCTGTTTTGGGACCGGATATAGTGACTCAAACGGTAGATGTAATAGCCAAGATTAGAGACAGATTGTTGACAGCTCAAAGTCGACAGAAAAGTTACGCCGACCAGCGACGTAAAGATTTGGAGTTTGTAGTAGGTGACCATGTATTTTTAAAGGTGTcacctgttggaaaacggtgttcagatcaattagaattgatacccagtgcagcggaagtttaaaaatttatttttattaatatggaacgattccatatctgggtatcaaaacttttacgattaaatttatgtaagtaaaataaataatcacaattaaatattttaccttaaaatctcgaagcgagattatggacaccaacagaatttaatctgctcttgttgtatatccccggaactgatgaacgaacatttcttcaatcaggtccacgaatagaaaacaaaaccctctgattgactgcactagaaatcaatcagaagtttgcgtagagaataaacagatatgatctgttaattcagattgtaatttttcataaaaatcacaagacgaattttctccgaaagggacagaggatttcgaaattcctcttgaataatctagattgattttcgaaaattcaagactgaaaatcacacacaattttcgaacactgcagtcctatttatagataatttctagactggattaagttataattatatcaggactctaactccttaaagcccacaatccataacttaagcccaacaagccaagcctgttgttatagaaattaatataaaatttatcgtgaatccgattgataaactgatttcaccaatgtgcacagaaaccatttctgcatcttttagagtcaagataatttttctgaatccgaattcagtgatttccaaaaatgtccatccctatgtcattttaggaaatcccactccctttagttaagaagtccaacttctctttcattaaatttaactctttaaatttaactatctctacggggttttagtaatccattacttgtgtaaccctcaatggttcaggaatacagctagccgtgggctcacaactccttgtgactcggaacaacaatttccgacttacccatcgaatcatggtaagag
It encodes:
- the LOC140889409 gene encoding uncharacterized protein, whose product is MESEFITLDKAGEEAEWLRNFLEDIPCWNKLFKDLGPQGFKGGADPLVAEEWVQSVEAIFYYMQLTDADHVRYVIFMFRDDARVWWQGARSVVDMTMLTWNGFKDVFYGKYFTISTRTILAREFLELRQGSISIAEYVRKFERGRYFVPMISGNAAEELKHFTEGLNATIRRDVRLSGE
- the LOC140889411 gene encoding uncharacterized protein, with protein sequence MILEVLEPRDVCTLSAITVVPNLLDRIRTGQVYDEQLITWRTRDEAKGGTLYIIKDGIVHHRGRMWVPTVDSLRLEVMTEAHTVPYSIHTGTSEDRALETGRTPETIANTHMEVGRCHYGFRVRNNFSMNQYAELYIREIVRLRGVPARIVSDRDPKFTSNFWGSLHRGLGMKLAFSTTFHHQTDVEFTYNNSYQETIGMTPYEALYGIRCRTPLHWDEVGERAVLGPDIVTQTVDVIAKIRDRLLTAQSRQKSYADQRRKDLEFVVGDHVFLKVSPVGKRLGGSLSIAEKCIDKGAEVQFTSAIFSIMIMIIPGGAPVYGFTSVHGRRDGGLEL